ataacctgtttgttgaaaatgctaaagacaaaaagctaacagatttcccgaactcgaatgaacgtgctcgactgttagctttggttttaggaaaatcaaaaaatttgttggttgaatataatttacgtttggttgaatatttaaaagataaacttgggtttgtttacgtctgtcatttgaagtcaggattcgaacgagagcagtcgatttgttgagtttgtgttgttaattatgaagtgagaggatgtgaaaggtgaaaattacactatttagctaatgttgaagtggcaaatcaaagtgttgcaactggggaggtggaattggtgagtaggtttgttgatgatttctttgcaggtgataaactatgaagagcgagaggacgaccttcgccataCGGACCTCTGATGCGcgtgagttgaacacgttataagaatgtttgaagGAAAGAGAGGCAGTAGAAGGGAGATGCGGGCCAGCTCTTCACGaatagagcagcccgggcaaatttaacaaaatgttggttaatccaagtaagtatgggttaatttgtgcacaataatttatctaatgtgattcttattagaaaactggATCATTAAAAAGCTTCATGCTTACtacggataaaatcttaatgaaccattcttttttcagaatcatcagttataaaatacaaagaaatgcgtacacatgacaacataaaaaatagagatgaagtaaaatataaaaaaaagagaaatatataaaatatataaaagaagataattattatcttgaaagttttgttgcaatacgtctgctcaataaactggtaagtaaaactctaaatatttttttcaggaatcggagtacgttgaataaattgaatcaaatgcaatgaaagtttgttgccaaaattaagtgttaaattaatgcaagcttggtaagtagcattattgatatttcttctttcctcaatataattacatttatttacgttccttttttcagtttatagccgaaattaagaattttgtattaaattactaataaatttcacatgtctatttgcagcaaaaggttcactttggtgaaaattctgtgttttttttcggccatttaaccaacaaaaatggcaattccaactattttttcagttaattttagttactggtggtcagcaatttcgggttaacaaaatcaacaatcgattgttgaaaaaaaaaagctgtgtaaaaaattaacccatagttttagttaaattaaccaagattttcttagatttgccccggccggtctctccgtgtttAAAAAGTAATGTTTAGATGAATTTTACGTAGAAAACAGtgaatttgaaaagtttgactCGCGTACATGCCAGACTACCGTGAACATTTTTAATcaacattaaattcaatcaaacttcGGGATAATGCACAGaacggtcagccaaacaaaacgtgattgaaaaaaaaatatttcatttgcgTCCTTATTAGAGGGAcacgattttcgagattttgaaattcccgggaaCTGTTTTCCCGGTTTATTgttttttctgtaaattttgtaataattgtAAATGTTAATAATGAAAACATGGctgttctaaaaaaatatcacaagaaCTTTtacaaaagtgtttttattctcCCATGGTTTCGGTGGACAAATTATCTTACAAATTAAAACTTACTTATTACCTTTTTTGTGAGCACTATTACctgaaaaatgtgaacctgacgaaaattcataaatttcttatgtaatattacacttttttttgacacaaaatctgtcaccatttcctgatgaacattaccataattttttttttctgtgaagtgaTATAATTGTTtgacttcatttttttaaatttaaaatcaaatttgcaatcgaaaagtactttacaaatttctgattaggtttttcaaaaacagcatataaatattttcaaatttcttgaatcaagcctaatatttgaaaagggcaaAACATTTAGAATTAcgcatttttgaaatgttagtctagatttttttgaaattgttgttttcgaaaagattggaaaatttcaagaaagtttcattttttttcattgaaaatcggaccataagttgctgagaaatcgtcattagaaaatggtaggttgttttggtgagatttagaaaacttcaattttcgtgtttctttttcttaaagtggctctatctcagcaacccgaggtccaatcttcaatgtctcttagacaattttatagcaaattttctgaactcttcaaaaaaaatatttttagaaatggtcactcatggtcactatttttaaaaattgaaaaactgcaattatttcgctaaaatcaaactttcggtggctatatcttgaaaacggagccctttattaaaaaatctgtaaagtacttttcgattgcaaattcaattttgcattaaaaaataatgtcaaacttgtttttgcatgaaacttcgattttttccaaaaatcactattttttcaaaaaatcataactcggcggcagatttttttgatcatgtttctctatggctcaaaagttgcggatttttgtcccctaaaacatatcaaaaaactcgaaaatcaaaaaatacgtattttggaaaattgagtttttgtgaaaaaaaagttgattaaaaaatctgcaatttttttttccgtgtacctattttttctcaaaagttcttaacaatacctacaattttgtcgaagacagcaaattgatcagaaaattcactcaaaagttatagctgtttgaatatttacataccatttttgtatggacagctgccaaaattgtatggagacttgtatggatgaacaaatcacacaaaatagcttatttggtcaaagggaagcccccacaaagtttgagccaaataaaaaaatacaaaaaataaaaatggtcgaaatcggccgatttcgtagagagttacTCTTATaaggattttgggaattttttttttgtgtaaaaacatgattaaaaaattaccatttttttccgtgtgcttttttttaatggtccccatcaacacctacaactttgccgaagacaccaaatcaatgtaaaaaaatctttaaaagatacagacttTCGAATACTTTCGTAccaattttgtatgaacagctgccaaaattgtatggatccttgtatgggtgaaccaatgacacaaaatggcttttttggtgatagggaaggcccccacaagtgatgagccaaatcgaaaataatataagtaaaatccatttccgggtttggtggagaattgctcacatgaaaattataataaaagaaATTGGTGGATTTCCagaagaattgttttttttcttctttttttttaattatgtttaataACATGTTGAAACTAAGGGACTTTTTGAcgctaaaaataatttattttagcttttttcagaatatttttttattcatttttgaacTCTTGTTAAAAGTGTCACCGTTTTATTGTTATTagcattaaaaagttaaaaatttaaaaattcaagaaaatttaaattacattatTAAATGTAATCCTTTTTGTTCCCTGCCTATAGGCTATACTTGGATAATACAACTAGCACCATCTACCCTCCACCTTCTCCCAAAAGCTCCCCGCCATTCAGCGGAAAAGCTTCCCCCTTCTGTGCTTTCGCTGAATGTTTCCCTGCACAAGCGACGCGTGACTTGCGCATTCCATCCAAATCCGCGGTGGTTCCATGCTGGCTGGCTGGACCTGCATACTCCCTCAGAAGCTGCAAGGAGTGCACGATTGACGGATGTGTAATTTTTCACCGTCTGGAAGtttattagaaatttttaattggtCTGAAAAGTGTTGCTCTTTGGTTTTGAAATTGTGCCATTTTGTGCGTTGATTGTGGTGGAAGATGAATTCgttggaaaattttcgattgTGACGCGAAATAATGtggaaaatcgtgttttttcttcttcacttTCAGACGGGACGATGCTGCCAGACACGCCAGGATGCAATTGCGACGGAATCCAACATGGATGCACCACGCCTgctaattaatgattttttcgtTGCAGGAAAATTTAAAACCGAAAAATGCAAGCAATTGttgttaatgatttttgaaattttcagcttcCGTAACATCTAGTTGGCCGTGCCCGTACTAATTTGACGTTTTTCAAATCCCAACCCAGATGATTCCGGCGGTCTCAAGCTGGCCACGTCGATTCACCATCCGCTGTTTGGGAGTGGGGCGTGCCGCTGGCCAGGTTGCGAGCGGATTTTCGACGATTTCGACGAATTTTACAACCACCTCCAGTCGGACCACATCAACGGGGACTATTCCGCGGCGCAGGCCCGCATCCAGATGGAGGTGGTCTGCCAGCTGCATCTCCAACTCCAGAAGGAACGGGACCGCCTCCAGGCGATGATCCTACACCTGAACAAGAAGAACGAGATGGCGGCCCGGATTCCGATGGCCGGCGCCGGTCCGTTCGTGCCGCAGATTCCACCGCCACCCCCGCCCTACGATTTGATCGCCGGACTGCGTTTTCCGCCGGCGGCGGTCGGAGGACCGGACGGACCAGGGGGAATGGTCGAAGCAGTCGCGCTGCAACTCACCAACAAGCAGCAACagtcgcagcagcagcaggcgtTGCATCACCATCACCATCAGCAACAACAATCGCAGCAGGCTGGGGGAGCTGGTGGAAAGTCGTCCAAAGGAGGAGGCGGTGCGGCAGCGATGAGGGCGAAATACTTTGGATCGCAGGAGGCGCAGGATGGAGGAGTCGGTGGAGCTGGCGGACCGGGATTCAAGGAGATCAACTATCCGGATGTGCAGGACGGTGAGTGGGGGATGGGGAGATGGGTTTTTTTGCGTGTTTGGTGGCGGAATAAAAGTAGGAGTAATATGTAGTGGAAATGTTTCTAGATGTGCACAAGAATCGGGAGTTTTACCGGAGCCACGACGTGAGGCCGCCGTTTACGTACGCGTCGTTGATTCGGCAGGTGAGTTTTGGGGAAGGGCAACTTTAATGGATTTTATTAGTTGAAGTTATTAGAATATCAGTTATTTTATCTGGAATCTCGgaaaaattccagatttttaatttagtttttttttatttggattaaaCCTATGTTttgcgggctggtcatacaaaatggccaTGCGAACAAAcgaaaatttgtatcttgaAAAGAGaacttttgatcgatttggtgccttcggcaaactTTTAaggttatgtttaaaaaaagttgcacgGAAAAATCCgtgttgaaaatgattttatttcaacatttaaagataatttcccgaaatacaacttatgatagtttcaattatttgaaaattttcaagctACGATTTTCACCGGTGGCGGAAGTTTTTTTAactagaatataaaaaaaaacagatttttaattttgtattcttttttcatttggatTAAATTTTGGATTAATTTTGCATCGCTAGTATTTCCatgcaaggctccatacaaatttgcgggCTGAACAAACAAAATGGGTGCGTGATTAtacgaaaatctgtatcattaaaaaggattttctgatcgatttggtgtcttcggcaaggtTTTAGATTATGATTTAAAAAGATGCACGGAATGAATCCGTATTTTCTAAATGCTAAAGTCGAATtcccgaaaaaacttttttttttaatttactttagcGGACTTTTAAGGGGACATTTTCCACTAGAGTTTAGATTGGTGCCAAATgtggtgacattgataggattttaaattttgaaataaaatgcaaataaatgttaggtcaaataaataaaatgtttaaaattctaccaaaattagcaagaaattgatttttttatgaaaatatcaaattttgttgtcaCCAACACCAATTTTGTACcgtgaacataaaaaaatcacaatttactttaaaacttgttttactaAAAATGTCTACAAatctgaatatattttttgatttctgttcaCTTAAAACTTGTAATCATAGAAACGACTTTTAGCTATTCTTagtgaaaatttgttcaaagaatccgataatgcagcccgttttccgattcgaaatcaattttcattgaagtaacatgacactttgagagcatttttaaataataatatttttcaatgtttacaaaatttgtGTCGACTATGTTTTGAaccttttcaatatttgttgGAAACTACTTCTTGAGGTTCTTTGAAAACTTCTCTACCAGAGTCAGTATGGTTCCGTACCATTCCgttcgtatttaatttgtatttttcattttacaaaattaaataaattcataaaccTTCCCGGCTATCTAAGTCACCCCGTTTCACGGTACTGAAGATAAATTTGTGATTctcggagatttttttttagttattgacaatcattaaggccgttgcaaatatttttcaaagtttatgtcgccccccttcgaaattggtccgaaaaatcagggggcaaaaatttatattttttttttcaaaaaacttcaaaattccaatgaaaataaaagtaaaattaactgaaaacaatctaaaattattttttctgcattgaaaattatatttagcatgttgtggctggattaaaaatatttttagcatcgcaaaaactttttttttcgcataaaataacattttcgtcaatactttaatattttgtaaataaatgattgaaaaataaattttaaaacaccttttcattcaaatgttgaaatcatGGCACGTAAATTCagtgtttgaacttttttttatttttttttgaccccccccccccccttccacgactttggtcagactcgagggacataaacttctaaaaatattttcagatgcaaaatcaaattagcAATCGCAAAtggtttttttgcattttttgataaagtgctccaTATTAAAATTAGAGACATTCTAAAGAAAATTTacggatttttttgcaatttaaaaaaacttcttgaAGAAAAGGCACACcactgcaacaaatatttttgaagagcttagaaaatttcttcaaatttgtcatttcaacatttttgatcgGACTGCTGTAAAAGGGTCTCTTATAgtctaaattttgtaaaaatatatattttctcagCGTCATCTAAAAGCCCTTATTTTTCTATTGGTTCGATGTTCATCTTGTTAAAGAGACTTGTGTGAATTTTTTTgtccttttcaaacaaaaatatttcaaaatttaaatatctagCCCAACAAATGTAACTGTCCAAAGCTACATTTGACtctgtaaaatttaaatgattgttattgaaaagtgcgaaaacgtagagaaatactcgacaaaaaaaatcaaatgaatttggttaattgTTATTTGAAGTTACCTTCAACATAGttgatttttaaaagcattttgataaaaaatagaaacaaaaaaaaaattagagctTTGTGTTTTAGTTCTTTTTTAAGCTTAGTAATTTTAAAAcacatcaaatttgtttttattgcgcaaacatatttaaaaaaaataaaaataaaactttttaaaaagcgTTTGTTTTGAGAGCTAAAATCACAAGCTATTCCatttatttcttaaaaatttacacacctctttattccaaattttacaaaagtgaAGGGGCAATATTACATCATTAGTGTTTCCATGCTAAAGACTGTCAATTTTACGTATTAGCTGGTCACACAAAATGCACACATGACTGTTCGAAAAACTCGGAATCATCGGAATCTTCTGCGCTAGAGTTGTTGCGAAATCTGGTACCGAAgtaatgattttatgaaaaatacatgattttggtaaacATTgaacatacattttttaaaagcttgtACATTTTTTAGGTCCCAATTCCTCTTCGTactaaaatattattatctgccGAATTTTCACTAACACAACACGCCGAACAATTTCGAAGCGttcggtacggtatgtccacgcatccttcctacTATGTTgattcaaacaaataaaaaaaatatgaaaattgaaattacaagccatggtttgaacatttgaatgacaaaagtgtttcaaaatgcattttacatctgATGTattgcaatctttttttttcaaaatgtcaaaatattggcaactttttttttgtagaattttttttgtagtactgtacaacggaatttcacaaaaataaaatattgttgatcgaTCTCAAATATGATTGTAaacacaggaaaatgcatttcaagttattttcagttaattagatttatttttttattgaaatatgaagatttttgaaaaaatattttcccccctgttttttcggaccaattttaaaggggtgcagggagggcgacataaacttcaaaagacggcttaataaaatgaaaaaaaaaaagtagaataattttaatcttttgaaaattttcaatgttacccacagttttaaaaaaatacgtaatgctttagaaaaaaatgtattattaaaatcattattgatttgaaaatttgttaaattgccTTTTGAGCGAGAATGCCTGTAAGACCGTATACTTTAGGCTGctttttgatatttgttttctttttaagaAACGATGTTGTCACATCAATTTGACAATTTATCAAAGTTTGCCAAAATTCATTGAATTGttttcaactattttatttgatttaaaaaagttttgtttggggaatatttttaagatttttttcagttttcttctaaggccattgcaaattttatttcaggttTTTGTCCCTTCCTCTCCTTCAACAATtgctcaaaaaatctttaaaataaagATTGCGTAGAGGATTGCTTTTtacttttgagtgattttatagacattttttctgtgagttAAAAATCTTGTTCAAATAGGGTTAATTATATCTTATTGttacttttaatttattttgcggAAATTACCATTCGTAATACAGCGaattaacacttttttttatttttcagtcaATAATCGAGTCCCCCGAGAAGCAGCTGACGCTGAACGAGATCTACAACTGGTTCCAGAACACGTTCTGCTACTTCCGCCGGAACGCCGCAACGTGGAAGGTAATGACGAAAGTGCACTGAAAAAAGTCCACACGTAAGAGCCATGACATTGTGCTGTATGTAAAGTTTAACCATTTTTCAACCATCTAGGAAGGGTTTTTGCGATTAAgatgcatgattttttatttcggatTTTTCCGCTGATTTTCACTAAATTCTCCTCCCCTCCTCCTCCACCTTCAAATTGCCATTGCCCTTAAGAACGCCGTCCGGCACAACCTGTCGCTGCACAAGTGCTTCATGCGGGTCGAGAACATCAAGGGCGCCGTCTGGACCGTGAACGAGGCAGAGTTTTGCAAGCGTCGTCCGCAGAAGCTGGGAATAATGCAGTTTAAATTTCAGAACGCAGCCAGCGCCGCCGCAGCCGTGGCTGTGTCCGCTGCcgccgccgctgctgctgcttcgaTTTCCGTTTCGGCGGGCCACTCGAAAAAGAAACATTTGGGGCAAATGGTCTCGCCCCAACAGCAGTCGGCCCTGAAGCCTCCGCCGCCGCCGGG
This is a stretch of genomic DNA from Culex pipiens pallens isolate TS chromosome 1, TS_CPP_V2, whole genome shotgun sequence. It encodes these proteins:
- the LOC120415053 gene encoding forkhead box protein P4 isoform X3 produces the protein MEVVCQLHLQLQKERDRLQAMILHLNKKNEMAARIPMAGAGPFVPQIPPPPPPYDLIAGLRFPPAAVGGPDGPGGMVEAVALQLTNKQQQSQQQQALHHHHHQQQQSQQAGGAGGKSSKGGGGAAAMRAKYFGSQEAQDGGVGGAGGPGFKEINYPDVQDVEMFLDVHKNREFYRSHDVRPPFTYASLIRQSIIESPEKQLTLNEIYNWFQNTFCYFRRNAATWKNAVRHNLSLHKCFMRVENIKGAVWTVNEAEFCKRRPQKLGIMQFKFQNAASAAAAVAVSAAAAAAAASISVSAGHSKKKHLGQMVSPQQQSALKPPPPPGSFYYKRFVGLLGSVLVVRGASRF
- the LOC120415053 gene encoding forkhead box protein P4 isoform X1: MEVVCQLHLQLQKERDRLQAMILHLNKKNEMAARIPMAGAGPFVPQIPPPPPPYDLIAGLRFPPAAVGGPDGPGGMVEAVALQLTNKQQQSQQQQALHHHHHQQQQSQQAGGAGGKSSKGGGGAAAMRAKYFGSQEAQDGGVGGAGGPGFKEINYPDVQDVEMFLDVHKNREFYRSHDVRPPFTYASLIRQSIIESPEKQLTLNEIYNWFQNTFCYFRRNAATWKNAVRHNLSLHKCFMRVENIKGAVWTVNEAEFCKRRPQKLGIMQFKFQNAASAAAAVAVSAAAAAAAASISVSAGHSKKKHLGQMVSPQQQSALKPPPPPGSFYYKRTPSGRTCRCTSASSGTRTISARFGWWTITSF
- the LOC120415053 gene encoding forkhead box protein P4 isoform X4, encoding MEVVCQLHLQLQKERDRLQAMILHLNKKNEMAARIPMAGAGPFVPQIPPPPPPYDLIAGLRFPPAAVGGPDGPGGMVEAVALQLTNKQQQSQQQQALHHHHHQQQQSQQAGGAGGKSSKGGGGAAAMRAKYFGSQEAQDGGVGGAGGPGFKEINYPDVQDVEMFLDVHKNREFYRSHDVRPPFTYASLIRQSIIESPEKQLTLNEIYNWFQNTFCYFRRNAATWKNAVRHNLSLHKCFMRVENIKGAVWTVNENAASAAAAVAVSAAAAAAAASISVSAGHSKKKHLGQMVSPQQQSALKPPPPPGSFYYKRTPSGRTCRCTSASSGTRTISARFGWWTITSF
- the LOC120415053 gene encoding forkhead box protein P4 isoform X2, translated to MEVVCQLHLQLQKERDRLQAMILHLNKKNEMAARIPMAGAGPFVPQIPPPPPPYDLIAGLRFPPAAVGGPDGPGGMVEAVALQLTNKQQQSQQQQALHHHHHQQQQSQQAGGAGGKSSKGGGGAAAMRAKYFGSQEAQDGGVGGAGGPGFKEINYPDVQDDVHKNREFYRSHDVRPPFTYASLIRQSIIESPEKQLTLNEIYNWFQNTFCYFRRNAATWKNAVRHNLSLHKCFMRVENIKGAVWTVNEAEFCKRRPQKLGIMQFKFQNAASAAAAVAVSAAAAAAAASISVSAGHSKKKHLGQMVSPQQQSALKPPPPPGSFYYKRTPSGRTCRCTSASSGTRTISARFGWWTITSF
- the LOC120415053 gene encoding forkhead box protein P4 isoform X5 — its product is MEVVCQLHLQLQKERDRLQAMILHLNKKNEMAARIPMAGAGPFVPQIPPPPPPYDLIAGLRFPPAAVGGPDGPGGMVEAVALQLTNKQQQSQQQQALHHHHHQQQQSQQAGGAGGKSSKGGGGAAAMRAKYFGSQEAQDGGVGGAGGPGFKEINYPDVQDVEMFLDVHKNREFYRSHDVRPPFTYASLIRQSIIESPEKQLTLNEIYNWFQNTFCYFRRNAATWKNAIRTNLSLHKCFVRYEDDFGSFWMVDDHEFLKRRHLSRGRPRKYDITMALEAEADHQQQPTSIATTTTTMAGDSLPALMVGGPTPGCYDDVTGSGLRTPKKEFARR